In the Acaryochloris thomasi RCC1774 genome, TGGCAAAAGTGCGATGGTCTCCGACCGGCCTTCGGCCATCGCAAACCAAGATTTTCTCGTGGGTTCCGATAGGCTTCAATCGTAATTTTGGGTGCTATCGGGCGAGTTGTTCCACCAAGGGCAGCGCATCATAGTAGAGGCTGTTCTTGTACTCGCCGGTCTGCAGATCTCGTAACCGTCCCCAACCGATGTCGATTGCAACCTCTCGTTCCAGGGCGGACTGTACGTGGTGCATGGGCACGCTATCGATTGCAGACTTCTTGAGCCAAAGGCACACTATGATTTAGAGCTGTGTTGCCCGAGTTTGAACCATTGCATTTAACTGCATCACAATAGATTGACTCGTTTGGTTAAGCCAGTGGATGATCTCAGTTTTATTGATGCTTCTAGGCGGCGTAACAGAAAAAACAATAAAATACTTCTGGCCTTGGTCTGTTTTGAGAAAGCTGGTGTCTGAGAATGTATGGGAGAACAAGCCAATTCCGCACTTGCTCAGCAGTCTGCCGGATTGGCTGGCTAACTTCTTGCCCAAAGGATCCAAGAAGCGACAGAAAGTATTTTCAAAGCTCAGCCCTGATTCCTGGGGGGTTTTAGACATCACCTGTTGCATCCATTCACGATCTTCGAGCCGCAGGTCGAAGCGCTGCTCAGGAGGAAATGCTTGAGGAAAAACCAATCGCATCAAAATCCCGGCTAGGTCATGAGCGCTAGCGCAATTTCCGCTTTTTTCGCCTACTTCATAGCAGTCAAATTGATCTGTCACGGTTTGTTTTGGAATTTGGCTAAGTCTGCCTTGATATCGAATCTCCATAGCGGGGGAGTCAATGAGTGTCCCCTGATCAAGCATCAGACGGGTAACCGCGTACTGTTCGAGACCTTTGGCTCTCATAGTTTCGTTAAGAGACTCAAATCCCAATAGTAAAATCAGGCGGTTGGCTGCATCATTGTCAGAAATAACCAGCATTCTCTCAAGATCGTCCTCAATTGAGAACCAGGGTGATGTCCCTGCAACCCGATACTCTGCTGCTTTGCCGATCTTTTTCTGCTTGAGTAGCTCCAGAACTAAAGCTGAGATTGCAACCTTAACAGTAGAAGCCGGATTGAAAAATCCCTCATCCTCAATATCCTGTTTTTGATTTTGGTTTGTATCTTCGTACTGAGCGCGAAAACTAAAGGACTGAAACCGAGGTGGATCTTGAGCGTCATCAACCTTGATAAACAGAGCCTTACCGTTCCAAGCTTGCATCTGAGCGAGAAGGTCGTCCTGTTCCAAAATGTCTCGCAATGTTTTTGTGTCTTCTTGAGCTGGCCTCGCCTGAACCGCACTCTTTCTCTGAACCTGCTGCGACGACTGTTGCCCCTCCGTTGTCGTTCGCACACAGGCCGTTTGCCCAACAAGCAGCAATCCACAGAGGAGCGAGAGCATTTGCATCATAACTGAATACATTTCCAGAGCCTAAGCTGATGACGGATGAGCGGTCGACACTATCTTAAATTGATAACAACCCTATTGTTCGGAGTAGATCAAATGAAATCTACCACTCTCAAAGTACGCAGCTTGATGATGCTGACTCCATAAGTACTGCACGTTTCCCAAACCCGTCCCAAATAATCTTCTTCGTGCAGTCACTCATCCAACAACTTTTAGAGTTGTTCAGTGAAGCGGTCGCAACTAAAGCGCCACTGGGTAGGTGTTGATTTCCCAGTAGTTGGTTGTTGCGGGACAACTGGGGCCGACATTGCCAATATCCCAGGCAATAAAGGCATCCTCGTTACTTTGCCATGTGACGGTAATCGTCCCACTACAACGACCTGCACTGCCATTGAGGTTAAAGCTTCCTTGGAGCGTATCGCCACCTTTGCATCCGCCTGTTTTCGGCCTCGGGAAAGAGAGCGCGCCTGTCAGCGGCGTGTTCTCATAGCCAAACACCGTTTGGGCTGTATTAATGACTTCATTTCCCAAGCAAATTTGCTTGAGGTTCACCAGTCGAGTGAGATTACTTTCAGATCGCCACACCTGAGGCGGCTCGGTACGAGAGGCTTCAAGCTGCCGTTGTCTTTCAAGTTCTTCCTGTCTACGAGCTTCCGCTTGACGGCGCTCCTCTTCGAGATCCTGCTGAGGCTCCGTTTCCAGAAGTTCGTCCTGAGAATTTTGGGAGTCACGTGTTTCTGTCGCAACCGGCTCTAGAACGGCAGGTTCCTCTGCAGGAATATTTGAGATCTGCTTCTGGTGTGCAGCTTGCTGCTGGAGATAGAATGCGGTGGAAGCAATTGCAACCACGCCCCCCACCAATCCGCCCCATAGCATTTTTTGCGATCCCGAGGGCTTCTGCTGACCCAAAGTTTTACCCCCAGCTCCCTGAACACTCCCCACCCCCGTATCAACTTCGGTTGCGGGAACCTGAGGAACGCGGACCTGAACCACTTCAGTTTCGGGAAAATCTGGAGACGATTGCAAGGCCGTCTTCATCAGGGTCGCCGTCATAAACCGCTGACTGGCGTGGGACTGAATCGCCCTATCAATAACACTCGCTAAAATCGGATTTGTTAGAACAAAACCTTGCTTCCAGATAATTTCACCCGTCATCGGATCTGTATCTAGCTCCTGAGGTGCCTTGCCTCGCAGCGCGTGAACTGCAGTCAGTCCCAACGCATAAAGATCACTAGCGTAAACCGGACGCCCAGTAGCCTGCTCCGGAGGCATGTACCCAGGCGTACCAATCACAATCGAGCTTTTAGCATTTTCCGTACTGTTCATGACTGTGCCCATTGACTCTCTGACCGCACCAAAGTCGATCAAAACCGGCATCTGATCCGTACGGCGAATAATGATGTTGTCAGGTTTAATATCTCGATGAATAATTCGCTTCTGCTGAATGTAGTCCAGAACGTCAAGCACCTTCAGCAGAATTGTCTCGACTCGCTCTTCCGAGAGGTATCCTTCAACTTTGACAAGCTCAGCTAGAGTATCGCCTTCAATAAATTCCTGAACAAGATAAAACTGACCCTGATCTTCGAAATAGGCATACAGACATGGAATTTGAGGATGACCATTGCCCAACTCTTCTAGTAAAACGGCCTCTCGAAGGAAGCGCTCTTTGACTATCTGATAGACTGCTGGATTATCGTCGATGGGTTTAAGCTGCTTCACAACGCAGATGCGTTTTTGAGGCCAATGGATATCTTTTGCTAAGAAAACATCTCCAAACCCACCACTGCCTAAAGTTTTCAGGACTTCAAAGCGGCTTACTAATAGTTGGTTTTGTCTCATAGTTTTGTCGCGTCAATGGTTTCAGATGGTATTGATGTCTATTTCAGCCGGTAGACGGGCTTGATACTGGGTAGCCCGTTCATAGCTTAATCGCCGCTATAGCCGGTGTCTATGACTACACCACTGACCTCGGCGCTACGACATAGACTGTCTGCTGAGTTACGGCAGTTGCAATAGTCTTCGACCGGTCTTATGAGATCGCACCCACTGCTGAAGTTGCGATTGCTGTGATTTTTGCTGTTTTGGCGACGGAGGGTGTAAAAGCGCGGGGAGAGGTTCAAGCTCAGGATACCCTGAACCTCTCCCCGCGCTCCCTCACAAGCGATCATTCAAGACCTCTCGAGCCAAGCCAGAATCAACGCTAACTGCACAGAGACTATTGAAGTTGTCGAAACAGCAGACGATTCCATCGATTAGCAGCTCCCGCCCTGAAACCTTTCCGTTACCTTTGTATCGCTACTCAAAGCTGATGAGATCGCTATCTAGTGACTGTTGCACTTCTTTTGGTATGGTCATCGTCTATCGCTGTTTAGAACGGTGTATCAATGAGCGTTTGGGTCGGTATCAGCGTTTTGTTTGACTATATTTAGACGATCGCAATGCTTTTGGCTTTGCGATCGGCCTCTAACCAAACGAATCAGTTTGAGTTGAGGTGCAGGCCTTCAGGTTTTACAGAAAACTAGAAACAGGACGCTAAAGTTAATGAACGAAACTGCCCTGGGGCGATTTTGGGAGCTGCTGGGCTGGGTGCTGGCATTCAATGTTGATGCTTT is a window encoding:
- a CDS encoding serine hydrolase, whose product is MYSVMMQMLSLLCGLLLVGQTACVRTTTEGQQSSQQVQRKSAVQARPAQEDTKTLRDILEQDDLLAQMQAWNGKALFIKVDDAQDPPRFQSFSFRAQYEDTNQNQKQDIEDEGFFNPASTVKVAISALVLELLKQKKIGKAAEYRVAGTSPWFSIEDDLERMLVISDNDAANRLILLLGFESLNETMRAKGLEQYAVTRLMLDQGTLIDSPAMEIRYQGRLSQIPKQTVTDQFDCYEVGEKSGNCASAHDLAGILMRLVFPQAFPPEQRFDLRLEDREWMQQVMSKTPQESGLSFENTFCRFLDPLGKKLASQSGRLLSKCGIGLFSHTFSDTSFLKTDQGQKYFIVFSVTPPRSINKTEIIHWLNQTSQSIVMQLNAMVQTRATQL
- a CDS encoding protein kinase domain-containing protein; this encodes MRQNQLLVSRFEVLKTLGSGGFGDVFLAKDIHWPQKRICVVKQLKPIDDNPAVYQIVKERFLREAVLLEELGNGHPQIPCLYAYFEDQGQFYLVQEFIEGDTLAELVKVEGYLSEERVETILLKVLDVLDYIQQKRIIHRDIKPDNIIIRRTDQMPVLIDFGAVRESMGTVMNSTENAKSSIVIGTPGYMPPEQATGRPVYASDLYALGLTAVHALRGKAPQELDTDPMTGEIIWKQGFVLTNPILASVIDRAIQSHASQRFMTATLMKTALQSSPDFPETEVVQVRVPQVPATEVDTGVGSVQGAGGKTLGQQKPSGSQKMLWGGLVGGVVAIASTAFYLQQQAAHQKQISNIPAEEPAVLEPVATETRDSQNSQDELLETEPQQDLEEERRQAEARRQEELERQRQLEASRTEPPQVWRSESNLTRLVNLKQICLGNEVINTAQTVFGYENTPLTGALSFPRPKTGGCKGGDTLQGSFNLNGSAGRCSGTITVTWQSNEDAFIAWDIGNVGPSCPATTNYWEINTYPVAL